In a single window of the Clarias gariepinus isolate MV-2021 ecotype Netherlands chromosome 16, CGAR_prim_01v2, whole genome shotgun sequence genome:
- the ints10 gene encoding integrator complex subunit 10 isoform X1, with protein sequence MSAQGDCEFLVKRARELVPDDPWAAKAWLITARTLYPADFNIQYEMYIIERNAERTSSAGRLLYDIFIKFPEQPVVWREISLITAALRNDSQDKHAQFLKGVFETLPGPVQCQMLLKATEQCFNTLEKAEMHLLLLKRFPESVVQHGVNLGESLLEAENMQDLDTPVNCYRKLFVCDVLPLIINNMEMRLPAGLLHKYMHKAAEFYIGYVTRGPCADAQLAGTQEGGGLKSPGKGRGQRGMIDGLSEKSSLVMEPWERLLEIVGSVGLRCEWQGEKGTRTYSELLQRVKELCRYLPGLEGETFSRCCAQIVTCSTLVLFRSAHFYISTVQPSLFQGHNSLGSTPWVLVEDLSTVFNDIEPERPSGKHAHKKRKLADGREKTMSSDDEDALGKGRGRHVLVNKTEMPAWAETLEHFITARESWDLLHSHETLELEFNKICAAWKTETWLWFRIFLTDMIIYQGQYRKALSSLLQLSSLQPQQIQNTHTSASSLETHRALIQQASCHYALGEHRLACEKLLEVVSGLVPQNQEATKSGEEQNRGRNKVKKSNDLRLIPCTSKDILPFCLQLMLACFKLRAFTEGSRDDLSLGHVIVLLQHDWPQGETLFLKAVDKICDQGSFQYENFFNYVTNIDMLEEFAYLRTSEGGRVQLELLPNQGMLIKHHTVTRGITKGVKEDFRLAMERQVSRCGENLLAVLHRFCLNEKIILIQSLP encoded by the exons ATGTCGGCGCAGGGGGATTGTGAGTTCTTGGTGAAACGCGCGCGCGAGCTCGTGCCCGATGACCCGTGGGCTGCTAAAGCCTGGCTGATCACCGCGCGCACACTTTATCCCGCCGACTTTAacatacag TATGAGATGTACATAATTGAGCGCAATGCAGAGCGGACATCTTCGGCTGGCAGACTGCTCTATGATAT ATTTATTAAATTCCCGGAGCAGCCGGTGGTGTGGCGCGAGATCAGTTTGATCACAGCGGCACTGAGGAACGACAGCCAGGACAAGCATGCACAGTTCCTCAaag gagtgtttGAGACTCTACCAGGCCCTGTGCAGTGTCAGATGCTTCTCAAGGCTACAGAACAGTGTTTTAACACTCTGGAGAAAGCGGAGATGCACCTGCTGCTGCTGAAGAGATTTCCAGAGTCTGTGGTACAGCACGGG GTGAATTTAGGAGAGTCCCTGCTGGAGGCGGAGAACATGCAGGACCTGGACACACCAGTCAACTGCTACAGGAAACTGTTTG tatgTGACGTCCTGCCGTTGATCATTAACAACATGGAGATGCGGCTTCCTGCCGGTCTGTTGCACAAGTACATGCACAAAGCGGCAGAGTTCTACATCGGCTACGTGACACGAGGCCCCTGCGCGGACGCCCAGTTAGCGG gTACCCAAGAAGGAGGaggccttaagtctcctggaaaGGGGCGGGGCCAACGGGGTATGATTGACGGATTGTCAGAGAAGTCGTCGTTAGTGATGGAGCCTTGGGAGCGCCTGCTGGAGATTGTTGggtcagtggggttgaggtgcGAGTGGCAGGGAGAGAAGGGCACCAG GACGTACTCAGAACTACTGCAGCGGGTTAAGGAATTGTGCCGCTATTTGCCCGGTCTGGAGGGCGAGACTTTCTCTCGCTGCTGCGCCCAAATCGTCACCTGCTCCACACTAGTGCTGTTCCGCAGTGCGCACTTCTACATCTCCACAGTGCAGCCCTCTCTCTTTCAGG gtcaTAACTCTCTGGGCTCGACTCCATGGGTTCTGGTGGAGGATCTTTCGACTGTGTTTAACGACATCGAGCCTGAGAGACCGAGCGGAAAACACGCGCACAAGAAACGCAAACTTGCAGATGGACGTGAGAAAACAATG AGCTCTGATGACGAGGACGCTCTGGGTAAGGGACGAGGAAGACACGTTCTGGTGAATAAGACTGAAATGCCGGCATGGGCCGAGACGTTAGAGCATTTCATAACGGccagagagagctgggaccTCTTACACTCGCACGAGACTCTGGAATTAG agtTCAACAAGATCTGTGCCGCATGGAAGACTGAAACCTGGCTTTGGTTCCGGATCTTTCTTACCGATATGATTATATATCAG ggtcAGTACAGGAAAGCTCTGTCCAGTCTGTTACAGCTGTCATCTCTTCAGCCCCAGCAgatccagaacacacacacgtcaGCCTCCAGCCTAGAGACACACAGAGCTTTAATCCAGCAAGCATCTTGCCACTACGCTCTCGGGGAGCACcgg CTGGCATGTGAGAAACTTTTAGAGGTTGTAAGTGGTTTGGTGCCTCAGAATCAGGAGGCAACAAAGTCCGGCGAGGAGCAGAACCGAGGAAGGAACAAAGTTAAGAAAA GCAACGACCTGAGGCTTATTCCCTGCACTAGCAAAGACATCCTGCCCTTCTGTCTGCAGCTGATGCTGGCCTGCTTCAAA TTGCGGGCGTTCACAGAGGGCAGCAGAGATGACCTGTCTCTGGGTCACGTGATCGTCCTGTTGCAGCACGATTGGCCGCAGGGAGAGACACTTTTCCTGAAGGCGGTGGACAAGATTTGTGACCAGGGGAGTTTTCAGTACGAGAACTTCTTCAACTACGTCACGA ACATTGACATGTTGGAAGAGTTTGCATACCTCCGTACATCAGAAGGTGGGCGGGTCCAACTGGAGTTATTGCCCAATCAGGGGATGCTAATTAA GCATCACACTGTGACCCGTGGCATTACCAAGGGTGTGAAAGAAGATTTCCGGCTGGCCATGGAGCGCCAGGTGTCTCGCTGCGGAGAAAATCTACTTGCCGTGCTACATCGATTCTGCCTTAATGAGAAAATCATCCTCATCCAGTCCTTACCCTAA
- the ints10 gene encoding integrator complex subunit 10 isoform X2 — protein MSAQGDCEFLVKRARELVPDDPWAAKAWLITARTLYPADFNIQYEMYIIERNAERTSSAGRLLYDIFIKFPEQPVVWREISLITAALRNDSQDKHAQFLKGVFETLPGPVQCQMLLKATEQCFNTLEKAEMHLLLLKRFPESVVQHGVNLGESLLEAENMQDLDTPVNCYRKLFVCDVLPLIINNMEMRLPAGLLHKYMHKAAEFYIGYVTRGPCADAQLAGTQEGGGLKSPGKGRGQRGMIDGLSEKSSLVMEPWERLLEIVGSVGLRCEWQGEKGTRTYSELLQRVKELCRYLPGLEGETFSRCCAQIVTCSTLVLFRSAHFYISTVQPSLFQGHNSLGSTPWVLVEDLSTVFNDIEPERPSGKHAHKKRKLADGREKTMSSDDEDALGKGRGRHVLVNKTEMPAWAETLEHFITARESWDLLHSHETLELEFNKICAAWKTETWLWFRIFLTDMIIYQGQYRKALSSLLQLSSLQPQQIQNTHTSASSLETHRALIQQASCHYALGEHRLACEKLLEVVSGLVPQNQEATKSGEEQNRGRNKVKKSNDLRLIPCTSKDILPFCLQLMLACFKLRAFTEGSRDDLSLGHVIVLLQHDWPQGETLFLKAVDKICDQGSFQYENFFNYVTNIDMLEEFAYLRTSEGGRVQLELLPNQGMLIKNPSPALGVELNTLLLPGAQKADRYPSLIIKPRPCLNSTPSLLIRRKTSLYFSLFFYFVVKSTGFSFHKCFGFYPWHMLQCCLILLLS, from the exons ATGTCGGCGCAGGGGGATTGTGAGTTCTTGGTGAAACGCGCGCGCGAGCTCGTGCCCGATGACCCGTGGGCTGCTAAAGCCTGGCTGATCACCGCGCGCACACTTTATCCCGCCGACTTTAacatacag TATGAGATGTACATAATTGAGCGCAATGCAGAGCGGACATCTTCGGCTGGCAGACTGCTCTATGATAT ATTTATTAAATTCCCGGAGCAGCCGGTGGTGTGGCGCGAGATCAGTTTGATCACAGCGGCACTGAGGAACGACAGCCAGGACAAGCATGCACAGTTCCTCAaag gagtgtttGAGACTCTACCAGGCCCTGTGCAGTGTCAGATGCTTCTCAAGGCTACAGAACAGTGTTTTAACACTCTGGAGAAAGCGGAGATGCACCTGCTGCTGCTGAAGAGATTTCCAGAGTCTGTGGTACAGCACGGG GTGAATTTAGGAGAGTCCCTGCTGGAGGCGGAGAACATGCAGGACCTGGACACACCAGTCAACTGCTACAGGAAACTGTTTG tatgTGACGTCCTGCCGTTGATCATTAACAACATGGAGATGCGGCTTCCTGCCGGTCTGTTGCACAAGTACATGCACAAAGCGGCAGAGTTCTACATCGGCTACGTGACACGAGGCCCCTGCGCGGACGCCCAGTTAGCGG gTACCCAAGAAGGAGGaggccttaagtctcctggaaaGGGGCGGGGCCAACGGGGTATGATTGACGGATTGTCAGAGAAGTCGTCGTTAGTGATGGAGCCTTGGGAGCGCCTGCTGGAGATTGTTGggtcagtggggttgaggtgcGAGTGGCAGGGAGAGAAGGGCACCAG GACGTACTCAGAACTACTGCAGCGGGTTAAGGAATTGTGCCGCTATTTGCCCGGTCTGGAGGGCGAGACTTTCTCTCGCTGCTGCGCCCAAATCGTCACCTGCTCCACACTAGTGCTGTTCCGCAGTGCGCACTTCTACATCTCCACAGTGCAGCCCTCTCTCTTTCAGG gtcaTAACTCTCTGGGCTCGACTCCATGGGTTCTGGTGGAGGATCTTTCGACTGTGTTTAACGACATCGAGCCTGAGAGACCGAGCGGAAAACACGCGCACAAGAAACGCAAACTTGCAGATGGACGTGAGAAAACAATG AGCTCTGATGACGAGGACGCTCTGGGTAAGGGACGAGGAAGACACGTTCTGGTGAATAAGACTGAAATGCCGGCATGGGCCGAGACGTTAGAGCATTTCATAACGGccagagagagctgggaccTCTTACACTCGCACGAGACTCTGGAATTAG agtTCAACAAGATCTGTGCCGCATGGAAGACTGAAACCTGGCTTTGGTTCCGGATCTTTCTTACCGATATGATTATATATCAG ggtcAGTACAGGAAAGCTCTGTCCAGTCTGTTACAGCTGTCATCTCTTCAGCCCCAGCAgatccagaacacacacacgtcaGCCTCCAGCCTAGAGACACACAGAGCTTTAATCCAGCAAGCATCTTGCCACTACGCTCTCGGGGAGCACcgg CTGGCATGTGAGAAACTTTTAGAGGTTGTAAGTGGTTTGGTGCCTCAGAATCAGGAGGCAACAAAGTCCGGCGAGGAGCAGAACCGAGGAAGGAACAAAGTTAAGAAAA GCAACGACCTGAGGCTTATTCCCTGCACTAGCAAAGACATCCTGCCCTTCTGTCTGCAGCTGATGCTGGCCTGCTTCAAA TTGCGGGCGTTCACAGAGGGCAGCAGAGATGACCTGTCTCTGGGTCACGTGATCGTCCTGTTGCAGCACGATTGGCCGCAGGGAGAGACACTTTTCCTGAAGGCGGTGGACAAGATTTGTGACCAGGGGAGTTTTCAGTACGAGAACTTCTTCAACTACGTCACGA ACATTGACATGTTGGAAGAGTTTGCATACCTCCGTACATCAGAAGGTGGGCGGGTCCAACTGGAGTTATTGCCCAATCAGGGGATGCTAATTAA GAACCCCAGCCCCGCCCTGGGGGTGGAGTTAAATACCCTGCTGCTTCCTGGGGCTCAGAAGGCTGACAGGTACCCCTCCCTCATCATTAAACCTCGCCCATGCCTAAACTCCACCCCCAGCCTGCTCATACGCCGCAAAACTTCGCTGTATTTCTCCcttttcttttactttgttGTTAAATCCACAGGGTTTTCATTTCATAAGTGTTTTGGTTTCTATCCATGGCATATGTTACAGTGTTGTCTCATTTTGTTGTTATCGTGA